One window from the genome of Streptomyces sp. NBC_00287 encodes:
- the amaP gene encoding alkaline shock response membrane anchor protein AmaP produces the protein MSAVLRVVNRVLLGLVGLVLVVLGGSVLAVGLGVNPPSWWIHDGKDDVLLSDSERTHWRDDGWWWPTVIAVLAVLLLLALWWLTAVLRRRRLTEVLVDTGDGEGALLRGRALETVLTSEAASMDGVQRAHTHLTGRRAAPEARVRLLLEPHVDPGTALTDLTAQALTHARESAGLASLPAEVRLRAAKHRAERVS, from the coding sequence GTGAGCGCCGTGCTCAGGGTCGTCAACCGTGTGCTGCTCGGCCTCGTCGGCCTGGTCCTCGTCGTCCTCGGCGGCTCGGTGCTCGCCGTGGGCCTCGGTGTGAACCCCCCGTCCTGGTGGATCCACGACGGCAAGGACGACGTCCTGCTCAGCGACTCCGAGCGGACCCATTGGCGCGACGACGGCTGGTGGTGGCCGACGGTCATCGCCGTGCTGGCGGTGCTGCTCCTGCTCGCCCTGTGGTGGCTGACAGCGGTCCTACGGCGGCGTCGGCTCACCGAGGTCCTGGTCGACACCGGCGACGGCGAGGGCGCGTTGCTGCGGGGCCGCGCCCTGGAGACCGTACTGACGAGCGAGGCGGCATCGATGGACGGCGTCCAACGGGCGCACACCCACCTGACCGGCCGTCGGGCCGCCCCCGAGGCCCGCGTACGGCTGCTGCTGGAACCGCATGTGGACCCGGGCACGGCGCTGACCGACCTCACCGCCCAGGCCCTGACCCACGCGCGGGAGTCGGCGGGGCTGGCGTCACTGCCGGCGGAGGTCAGGCTGAGGGCGGCCAAGCACCGTGCGGAGCGGGTGAGCTGA
- a CDS encoding DUF6286 domain-containing protein, translating to MSEPQGSEGTTQPLPVIEKAADTDTLDQSASAAAYDPPPPVLDGDDGANGRFWSARRVPAAIVALLLLALVGLFLYDIAAVRADRPAMAWRRELAQQLAERPLDDIWVLVGAGAAAALGLWLIVLAATPGLRSLLPMRRTHPDVRAGLDREAAALVLRDRAMEISGVQSARVRMGRKRADVRAVSHFRDLDDVRADLDATLADAIHGLGLSRPPALSVHVRRPGRKG from the coding sequence ATGAGCGAGCCCCAGGGCTCCGAGGGCACCACACAACCACTGCCGGTCATCGAGAAGGCGGCCGACACCGACACACTCGACCAGTCCGCGTCGGCGGCCGCCTACGATCCGCCACCGCCCGTCCTGGACGGGGACGACGGCGCGAACGGCCGCTTCTGGTCGGCCCGCCGCGTCCCGGCCGCGATCGTCGCCCTGCTCCTCCTGGCCCTCGTCGGCCTGTTCCTCTACGACATCGCCGCCGTGCGCGCCGACCGGCCCGCCATGGCCTGGCGCCGCGAACTGGCGCAACAGCTCGCCGAACGCCCCCTCGACGACATCTGGGTACTGGTCGGCGCGGGCGCCGCCGCGGCCCTCGGCCTGTGGCTGATCGTGCTGGCCGCCACCCCAGGACTGCGCTCCCTGCTGCCGATGCGCCGCACCCACCCCGACGTACGCGCCGGACTCGACCGGGAGGCCGCCGCGCTGGTGCTGCGGGACCGGGCGATGGAGATCTCCGGTGTGCAGTCGGCCCGGGTCCGCATGGGCCGCAAGCGGGCCGACGTCCGCGCGGTCTCCCACTTCCGCGACCTGGACGACGTACGCGCCGACCTGGACGCCACGCTCGCCGACGCGATCCACGGCCTTGGCCTGTCCCGGCCGCCCGCGCTGTCGGTGCATGTACGGCGGCCCGGACGGAAGGGGTGA
- a CDS encoding Asp23/Gls24 family envelope stress response protein, whose protein sequence is MTADSGEVGRPRAVVPPGERGATRIADRVVAKIASQAAREALGPLPGAASPPHAGVVVAHETARVRIHLELDYPTDIGARCAAVRRHVAERVGALVGMEVPEVAVQVERLHPAHGAAQGRTR, encoded by the coding sequence GTGACCGCGGACTCCGGTGAGGTCGGCAGACCCCGGGCCGTCGTGCCGCCCGGCGAGCGCGGCGCCACCCGGATCGCCGACCGGGTCGTGGCGAAGATCGCCTCCCAGGCGGCCCGCGAGGCCCTCGGCCCGCTGCCCGGTGCGGCGTCGCCGCCGCACGCGGGTGTCGTCGTAGCCCATGAAACGGCCCGTGTGCGCATCCATCTCGAACTCGACTACCCCACCGACATCGGCGCCCGCTGCGCCGCCGTGCGTCGCCATGTCGCCGAGCGGGTAGGCGCGTTGGTGGGCATGGAGGTGCCGGAGGTCGCCGTCCAGGTGGAACGGCTGCATCCGGCGCACGGCGCGGCACAGGGGAGGACGCGATGA